The following coding sequences are from one Candidatus Nitrosopumilus sp. SW window:
- the thpR gene encoding RNA 2',3'-cyclic phosphodiesterase yields the protein MRTFVAIEISNNDVKNAIKNFQNNLKIDANPIDVNQLHFTLQFLGEISEDLLEKISESLQTIKFSEFSINLKGIGVFPKPKFPRIIWIGTDEKGGENLIELAKKVENVLKPLGLVPDKPFKPHITIFRIKKKIGDITKELNEQKLVDFGIQKIFSVKLKKSELTSSGPIYSDLEEVIAVK from the coding sequence ATGCGTACTTTTGTGGCAATTGAAATTTCAAATAATGATGTAAAAAATGCAATAAAGAATTTTCAAAATAATTTGAAAATTGATGCAAACCCAATAGACGTAAACCAATTACATTTTACATTACAATTTCTGGGTGAAATTTCCGAAGATTTGCTAGAAAAGATTAGTGAGTCGTTGCAAACAATCAAGTTTTCTGAGTTTAGTATAAACTTGAAGGGTATAGGAGTATTTCCTAAACCTAAATTTCCACGTATAATTTGGATTGGAACAGATGAGAAAGGTGGAGAAAATCTAATTGAATTAGCAAAAAAAGTAGAAAATGTGTTAAAACCATTAGGATTAGTTCCAGATAAACCATTCAAGCCTCACATTACAATATTTAGGATTAAAAAGAAGATTGGAGATATAACAAAAGAATTGAATGAACAAAAACTAGTCGATTTTGGAATACAGAAAATTTTCAGTGTAAAATTGAAAAAAAGTGAACTTACATCTAGTGGACCAATCTATTCTGATTTAGAGGAGGTAATTGCTGTAAAATGA
- the glnA gene encoding type I glutamate--ammonia ligase, whose protein sequence is MPYKVSHGKAIQVSYSSDEVFSRIQHEGIQFIDLQFTGLTGHFHHTTISANTFTPEQMRDGLPKLDGSSIVGFTSIDDSDLLLKPDPNTFAIIPWMTENKTARLLCDVYWGEDRGRLSRDPRGISQKAEEFIKTQGFDFSTWGPEVEFFVFDKVHWDVLTPYKGQSYSIESKEAPWNQSGDGYPMGLQEGYYPSTPADTLTPYRNECVNILNKNFGILCDNHHHEVATAGQCEIDIKYDYMTNAADAAQSYKYVIRNVAQKYGKVATMMPKPIAMDSGSGMHVNVSLWKGKENAFYDPDDEIELSQLGRYFCGGIINHAKALSAICNPTTNSYHRLVPGYEAPAYIAWSSGNRSAIVRVPKHLKGKNYSNLKRLEFRAPDPSSNPYLVFAAVTAAGMDGVKKKMDPGDEVRDDIFKMTKGDRNKRGIGVLPKSLGEALDELESDRKFLNPIYTNDVIDKIIELERRDQREISIRPHPHEFYLYFDV, encoded by the coding sequence TTGCCCTATAAAGTCAGTCACGGAAAAGCAATTCAAGTATCGTATTCATCTGACGAGGTTTTCTCAAGAATTCAACATGAAGGAATTCAGTTCATTGATCTTCAATTTACTGGCTTAACTGGTCATTTCCATCACACTACAATTTCTGCTAATACTTTTACTCCCGAACAGATGAGAGATGGGTTACCAAAATTAGATGGTTCATCAATTGTTGGATTTACAAGTATTGATGATTCAGATTTACTCTTAAAACCTGATCCAAATACATTTGCAATAATTCCATGGATGACCGAAAATAAAACTGCCAGATTACTATGTGATGTTTATTGGGGAGAAGACAGAGGTAGATTATCAAGAGATCCCAGAGGAATTTCTCAAAAAGCTGAAGAGTTCATCAAGACACAAGGATTTGATTTTAGTACATGGGGTCCAGAGGTAGAATTTTTTGTTTTTGATAAAGTACATTGGGATGTTCTAACGCCATACAAAGGACAATCTTACTCAATTGAATCCAAAGAAGCTCCATGGAATCAATCAGGTGATGGATATCCTATGGGATTACAAGAGGGATATTATCCTAGTACCCCTGCAGATACTCTTACGCCATACAGAAATGAATGTGTAAACATTCTCAACAAAAATTTTGGAATTTTATGTGATAACCATCATCACGAAGTAGCAACAGCAGGACAATGTGAAATTGATATCAAATATGATTATATGACAAATGCTGCAGACGCTGCCCAATCTTACAAGTATGTAATTAGAAACGTTGCTCAAAAGTATGGTAAAGTTGCAACAATGATGCCAAAACCAATTGCAATGGATTCAGGTTCAGGAATGCATGTTAATGTTAGTTTATGGAAAGGAAAGGAAAATGCATTTTATGATCCAGATGACGAAATTGAATTAAGCCAACTTGGAAGATACTTTTGTGGTGGAATAATTAATCATGCAAAAGCATTATCAGCAATTTGTAATCCAACTACAAACTCCTACCACAGATTAGTTCCAGGTTACGAGGCTCCAGCATACATTGCATGGAGTTCTGGAAATCGTTCAGCAATAGTTAGAGTTCCAAAACATTTGAAAGGCAAAAATTATTCAAATCTAAAGAGATTAGAGTTTAGAGCCCCTGATCCTTCATCAAATCCATATCTAGTATTTGCAGCAGTTACTGCTGCAGGAATGGATGGAGTTAAGAAGAAGATGGATCCTGGAGATGAAGTTCGTGATGATATTTTCAAGATGACAAAAGGTGATAGAAACAAGAGAGGTATAGGAGTTCTTCCAAAGAGTCTTGGAGAAGCACTTGACGAGTTAGAAAGTGACAGAAAATTCCTTAATCCGATTTATACAAATGATGTAATTGATAAAATCATTGAATTAGAGAGAAGAGATCAGCGTGAGATTTCCATCAGACCACATCCACACGAGTTTTATCTGTATTTTGATGTTTAG
- the cca gene encoding CCA tRNA nucleotidyltransferase, translating into MKKTISSVMKSVIPTKTAERSKKEIAEAALELVKKEITKFPEIVGLEFGGSFAKGTWLSKDADIDIFVRFKKSTSEDKFERISKKIGFDALKKFSPYVRYSEHPYVEAKMKDTKINVVPFYDVKVGEWKSAADRSPFHTKFMSKSLTQKMRDEVRILKTFLKANKIYGAEIAKQGFSGYVSEVLILHFGSFENIIKSISKIEENHVIGKTSKKFDTSLVIIDPIDSNRNLAAAISDENIGKFILICRAFKENPKLEFFKSRKAKASRKYWKNLLSIKFSFKTRSPDIIWGQIKRATSSLSTQLELAGFTVLRSKAYTDQQNDAYLFFFLESTKISDTYVKNGPEFFREGSSKSFISKNLSGAELMWVGKNKKIISLEKRKYTDAGKFMTKFLKNNLHTGIPKGLETDFKHGFKINVGEKGLSKSIKEVASELISTDGTFIHFN; encoded by the coding sequence ATGAAGAAAACTATTTCCAGTGTAATGAAGAGTGTTATTCCTACAAAAACAGCAGAGAGATCAAAAAAAGAAATTGCAGAAGCTGCATTAGAATTAGTGAAGAAAGAAATTACAAAATTTCCTGAAATTGTTGGGCTAGAGTTTGGAGGTTCATTTGCTAAAGGTACATGGCTATCAAAAGATGCAGATATAGATATTTTTGTAAGATTCAAAAAATCTACATCAGAAGATAAATTTGAAAGAATTTCTAAAAAAATTGGTTTTGATGCGTTGAAAAAATTTTCGCCATACGTGAGATATTCTGAGCACCCATATGTTGAGGCTAAAATGAAGGATACGAAGATCAATGTTGTCCCATTTTATGATGTTAAAGTTGGAGAATGGAAGAGTGCTGCAGATAGGTCACCATTTCACACGAAATTCATGTCAAAATCATTAACACAAAAAATGAGAGACGAGGTTAGAATTTTGAAAACATTTCTAAAAGCAAATAAAATTTATGGTGCAGAAATCGCAAAGCAGGGATTTAGTGGATATGTTTCAGAAGTTTTAATTTTACATTTTGGAAGTTTTGAGAATATTATAAAATCAATTTCTAAAATTGAAGAAAATCATGTAATTGGAAAAACTTCAAAGAAATTTGATACATCATTGGTAATAATTGATCCAATAGATAGTAACAGAAACTTGGCTGCTGCAATTTCTGATGAAAATATTGGAAAATTCATTCTTATCTGTAGAGCATTTAAAGAAAATCCAAAATTAGAATTTTTTAAGAGTAGGAAAGCAAAAGCTTCAAGAAAGTATTGGAAAAATTTACTATCAATAAAATTTAGTTTCAAAACTAGAAGTCCAGATATAATTTGGGGACAAATTAAGAGAGCTACTTCATCATTAAGTACACAATTAGAATTAGCTGGTTTTACAGTACTAAGAAGTAAAGCTTACACTGACCAACAGAATGATGCATATCTCTTTTTCTTTTTAGAATCAACTAAAATTTCTGACACATATGTAAAAAATGGACCAGAGTTTTTTAGAGAAGGTAGTTCCAAAAGTTTTATTTCTAAAAATCTTTCAGGTGCAGAATTAATGTGGGTAGGCAAAAATAAAAAAATCATTTCTCTAGAGAAAAGAAAGTATACAGATGCTGGTAAATTCATGACTAAATTTTTGAAAAATAATCTTCACACAGGCATACCTAAAGGCCTTGAAACTGACTTTAAACATGGTTTCAAAATTAATGTTGGAGAAAAAGGATTAAGCAAATCAATTAAAGAGGTTGCAAGTGAGCTGATTTCAACAGATGGTACATTCATTCATTTCAATTAA
- a CDS encoding NAD-dependent deacylase, which yields MFESIKDQIENAKKIVFVTGAGISQESGIPTFRGKDGLWRNYDAMKLATIDAFYDDPKLVWEWYNERRHNIFSAEPNQGHKAIAELEKYTDVVVLTQNIDGLHQKAGSTKVLELHGSIVKIKCTVCNFHDEIMTEFSENPPICKCGNILRPDVVWFGESLPQDVWGKAIIHANQSDLMIIAGTSLVVSPANTLPIYAKQNNAILIEINPENTEMSSEMDVTIRNTSANALPEFVSLFKPN from the coding sequence ATGTTTGAATCAATTAAAGACCAAATTGAGAATGCAAAGAAGATCGTATTTGTAACTGGTGCAGGGATCTCACAAGAGAGTGGAATCCCTACGTTTAGAGGCAAAGATGGCCTCTGGAGAAACTATGATGCTATGAAATTAGCCACAATTGATGCATTTTATGATGATCCAAAATTAGTTTGGGAGTGGTATAATGAAAGGAGACATAATATTTTTTCAGCAGAACCAAATCAAGGACACAAGGCAATTGCAGAACTTGAGAAATATACAGATGTTGTAGTTTTAACGCAAAATATTGATGGATTACATCAAAAAGCAGGAAGCACTAAAGTTTTGGAATTACATGGAAGTATTGTAAAAATAAAATGCACTGTTTGTAATTTTCATGATGAAATTATGACAGAGTTTTCTGAAAATCCTCCTATATGTAAATGTGGAAATATTCTAAGACCAGATGTTGTTTGGTTTGGAGAATCTCTTCCACAAGATGTTTGGGGAAAAGCAATAATTCATGCAAACCAATCAGATTTAATGATAATTGCAGGCACATCACTTGTAGTATCACCTGCAAACACTCTACCAATATATGCAAAACAAAACAATGCAATTCTAATAGAAATTAATCCAGAAAATACTGAAATGTCGTCAGAGATGGATGTCACAATAAGAAATACTAGTGCAAATGCACTACCAGAATTTGTTTCATTGTTTAAGCCAAATTAA
- a CDS encoding RIO1 family regulatory kinase/ATPase, with protein sequence MVHSFISIKKFVDEPYSEILGYPKATSRQIKSRISELEKLEIKSISLTGPMTLGKLEILGKGYVGVVVLAKKGSKEIALKIRRTDSQRKEMKSEANLLKFVNSVNVGPKMLGVSKNFLIMEYIEGEKIIDWVNSLKGVGSTKKLKSTIRKILEDCFNLDQIGFDHGELSNISKHVIVGKTKSTLIDFESSSVKRRPSNVTSVTQAIFIGSGISKKVQKIYRNPSKEKIIEALKQYKQEKSLENFENLLKILKL encoded by the coding sequence ATGGTACATTCATTCATTTCAATTAAGAAATTTGTAGATGAGCCGTACTCAGAAATTCTTGGATATCCAAAAGCAACGTCACGTCAAATAAAATCTCGAATTAGTGAATTAGAAAAATTAGAAATCAAATCAATTTCCTTAACTGGTCCAATGACATTAGGAAAATTAGAAATTCTTGGAAAAGGATACGTAGGTGTAGTTGTTCTTGCAAAAAAAGGAAGTAAAGAAATTGCATTAAAAATTAGAAGAACAGATTCACAAAGAAAAGAAATGAAAAGTGAGGCTAATTTATTGAAATTTGTAAATTCAGTTAATGTTGGACCAAAAATGCTTGGCGTCAGTAAGAATTTTTTGATTATGGAATACATAGAAGGAGAGAAAATTATTGATTGGGTAAATTCGTTAAAGGGTGTAGGTAGTACAAAAAAATTAAAATCAACAATAAGAAAAATTCTTGAAGACTGTTTTAATTTAGATCAAATAGGTTTTGATCATGGTGAATTGAGCAATATCTCAAAACATGTTATTGTTGGAAAAACAAAATCAACTCTAATTGATTTTGAAAGTTCTAGTGTTAAAAGAAGGCCATCAAATGTAACATCAGTTACTCAAGCAATTTTTATTGGTTCAGGAATTTCAAAAAAAGTACAAAAAATTTACAGGAATCCATCCAAAGAAAAGATTATCGAGGCTCTAAAACAGTATAAACAAGAAAAATCTCTTGAAAATTTTGAAAATCTCTTGAAAATTTTGAAATTATAA
- a CDS encoding TRM11 family methyltransferase, with product MPESFFVLSKDQLQIATDEIIAIAKTFDRFSKIKVISNLVIVQSKTNWHEISKKATFVKTSGQILRKMSGLFLDEGNFEILKNAKTFVCRIINLSSNQFDIPELENSMGDMISKFSNAKVKLENPDITVYLIFTNKENFFGFSKKTKEKKRPKKAISQPHELDWKLTRAMINLIGLKKGETVCDPFCGTGTTLLEAESMGIHGIGLDFDEKMVEITKKNLKENGYKSKVIHSDFQEIKNMADEFDGIVTDFPYGKNTKTSENPEEIIKRFVTIVPKRKKMAIMYKKEFGDKLKLKGLKKYQIYRHKSLTRTILIK from the coding sequence ATGCCAGAAAGTTTTTTTGTACTATCCAAAGATCAATTACAAATTGCAACAGATGAAATTATTGCAATAGCCAAAACTTTTGATAGATTTTCAAAAATTAAAGTTATTTCTAATTTAGTAATTGTTCAATCAAAGACTAATTGGCATGAAATTTCAAAGAAAGCGACATTTGTAAAAACCTCAGGACAGATATTACGAAAAATGTCTGGATTATTTTTAGATGAAGGAAATTTTGAAATATTAAAAAATGCAAAAACATTTGTTTGTAGAATTATCAATTTATCTTCAAATCAGTTTGACATACCAGAATTAGAAAATTCAATGGGTGATATGATTTCAAAATTCTCTAATGCAAAGGTAAAACTTGAAAATCCAGACATTACAGTTTATCTGATTTTTACAAACAAAGAAAATTTTTTCGGATTTTCTAAAAAAACAAAGGAGAAAAAGAGACCAAAAAAAGCAATATCACAGCCGCATGAACTAGATTGGAAGTTAACAAGGGCAATGATCAATCTGATTGGACTAAAAAAAGGAGAAACAGTTTGTGATCCATTCTGTGGAACAGGTACTACACTTCTAGAAGCTGAATCAATGGGAATTCACGGGATTGGCTTAGATTTTGATGAAAAAATGGTTGAAATCACAAAAAAGAATCTCAAAGAAAATGGATACAAATCAAAAGTAATTCATTCAGATTTTCAAGAAATTAAGAACATGGCTGATGAATTTGACGGAATTGTAACAGATTTTCCATATGGAAAAAATACAAAAACATCAGAAAACCCTGAAGAGATCATTAAGAGATTTGTGACTATTGTCCCAAAAAGAAAGAAGATGGCTATAATGTACAAAAAGGAATTCGGAGACAAACTGAAATTAAAAGGATTAAAAAAATATCAAATCTATAGGCATAAAAGCTTGACAAGGACAATTCTGATAAAATGA
- a CDS encoding AAA family ATPase, protein MTKLIVCLTGMPGAGKSTIAEGLKPKGYDIVNMGNAVREEAKKRNLEPSRSNLGKLMLELREKNGPGAVAELVKPQIESSTANVILIDGVRSNDEIEVLRKIGNVKLLAIHASTDTRFDFLQKRGRSDDPQTKEHFEERDNRELGVGISNSIALSDYAISNIGLTKDELIESAYEIIQSWVE, encoded by the coding sequence ATGACAAAACTAATTGTGTGTTTAACAGGCATGCCTGGTGCTGGAAAATCCACTATTGCTGAAGGACTAAAACCAAAAGGCTATGATATTGTCAATATGGGAAATGCTGTAAGAGAAGAAGCTAAAAAAAGAAATTTGGAACCCTCAAGATCAAATCTTGGAAAATTGATGCTTGAACTTAGAGAAAAAAATGGACCTGGTGCAGTAGCTGAATTAGTAAAACCACAAATTGAATCATCTACCGCTAATGTAATTTTAATTGATGGCGTTCGTTCAAATGATGAAATTGAAGTTCTAAGAAAAATTGGAAATGTAAAATTATTAGCCATTCATGCATCAACTGATACCCGATTTGATTTCTTACAGAAAAGAGGCAGATCAGATGATCCTCAAACTAAAGAACATTTTGAAGAAAGAGACAATCGTGAATTAGGTGTTGGAATTAGTAACTCTATTGCATTATCTGATTATGCAATATCAAATATTGGATTAACAAAAGATGAATTAATAGAATCTGCATATGAAATTATCCAAAGTTGGGTAGAATGA
- a CDS encoding RNA-binding domain-containing protein, translating to MKTPNFNCKIEMFCAINPSEDPKKIQKILSNVFPYSTIKTENFSISAESKDLNSLEKIYEAIHSKQSQKTYRRNLQKNLRDNSTWFYLNKQAAFVDKIAICEESAESPLGPIKVILTSSKIDEIIDWFVYGDEN from the coding sequence ATGAAAACTCCAAATTTTAATTGTAAAATTGAGATGTTTTGTGCAATTAACCCTTCAGAAGATCCTAAAAAAATTCAAAAAATACTTTCGAACGTTTTTCCATATTCCACAATTAAAACTGAAAATTTCTCAATTTCTGCAGAATCAAAAGACCTGAATTCTTTAGAAAAAATATACGAGGCAATTCATTCAAAACAATCTCAAAAAACCTACAGACGAAATCTACAAAAAAACCTAAGAGATAATTCAACTTGGTTTTATCTCAACAAACAAGCAGCATTTGTAGACAAAATAGCTATTTGTGAAGAATCTGCAGAATCTCCCTTGGGACCCATCAAAGTCATTCTTACTTCATCAAAAATTGATGAAATTATTGATTGGTTTGTGTATGGCGATGAGAATTAG
- a CDS encoding NAD(P)/FAD-dependent oxidoreductase translates to MTDIPHVVILGGGFGGLSTANEIRNSLPSSKVKITIIDKKDWFMVGFAKLWIINGTRTFENSIGHLNELEKKEINFIQDEILSIDLQNKNVKTKQQNISYDFLVISLGAVLAPEKIPGLTENGFNLYDHEQLSEIHNKLANIDSGKIAISIMGMPYKCPPAPFEASLLIESMLRKRGVRDDVQIDFYSPAPITLPAAGPEVSKKILELVNSEKINFHNSSKIKSVESNKLIFENGEAEFDLLLAVPPHIAPKIIYDSGLAKEPGFIAIDRDCKTPFEDVFAIGDVTSLVVTENIAVPKAGVFAEGEGITVAKNIISKLQSKEESELFDGKGGCFIESGRDTASVIEVDMFSQSKPSTSISEQTSENLSSKLEFEKERLSKWL, encoded by the coding sequence TTGACAGATATTCCACATGTTGTTATTTTGGGAGGGGGTTTTGGTGGACTCTCTACTGCAAATGAGATAAGAAATTCATTGCCTTCATCTAAAGTGAAAATCACAATAATTGATAAAAAAGACTGGTTTATGGTAGGATTTGCTAAACTATGGATCATCAATGGAACTAGAACTTTTGAAAACTCTATTGGTCACTTGAATGAACTTGAAAAAAAAGAAATCAACTTCATACAAGATGAAATATTATCAATTGATCTGCAAAACAAAAATGTCAAAACAAAACAACAAAACATATCGTATGATTTTCTTGTGATATCATTAGGTGCAGTTTTAGCTCCAGAAAAAATTCCTGGATTAACAGAAAATGGATTCAATTTGTATGATCATGAACAACTTTCAGAAATTCATAATAAACTTGCAAATATTGATTCTGGAAAAATTGCTATTTCTATAATGGGAATGCCATACAAGTGTCCTCCAGCACCATTTGAGGCTAGTCTGTTGATAGAATCTATGCTCAGAAAGCGTGGAGTACGTGATGATGTTCAAATTGATTTTTACAGCCCAGCTCCAATTACATTACCTGCAGCTGGACCAGAAGTTAGCAAAAAAATCCTTGAATTAGTAAATTCTGAAAAAATCAACTTTCATAATTCATCTAAAATAAAATCAGTTGAATCAAACAAATTAATTTTTGAAAATGGTGAAGCTGAATTTGATTTACTATTAGCAGTTCCACCTCATATTGCCCCAAAAATCATCTATGATTCTGGATTAGCAAAAGAACCTGGATTTATTGCAATAGATAGAGACTGCAAAACTCCTTTTGAAGATGTATTTGCAATAGGTGATGTAACTAGTTTAGTTGTTACTGAAAATATAGCAGTGCCCAAAGCAGGAGTTTTTGCAGAAGGAGAAGGCATTACTGTTGCAAAAAATATTATTTCAAAACTTCAATCAAAAGAAGAATCTGAATTATTTGATGGAAAAGGGGGATGTTTTATCGAATCGGGTAGAGATACTGCTTCAGTTATTGAAGTAGATATGTTTTCACAATCAAAACCTTCCACTAGTATTTCTGAACAAACTTCTGAAAATCTTTCAAGTAAACTTGAATTTGAAAAAGAAAGACTCTCAAAATGGCTTTAA
- a CDS encoding AN1-type zinc finger domain-containing protein: MKSEKCAYCGDLTDLPFQCNYCKDPFCSEHRLPEEHRCVKLSQIRAKRFGEKKVIRDGGRDRPNIFRRIFGRF, from the coding sequence ATGAAGTCTGAAAAATGTGCATATTGTGGAGATTTAACGGATTTGCCATTTCAATGCAATTACTGCAAGGATCCATTTTGTTCAGAACATAGGCTTCCTGAAGAACATCGATGTGTTAAACTAAGCCAAATCCGAGCAAAACGATTTGGTGAAAAGAAAGTTATCAGAGATGGAGGAAGAGATAGACCAAATATTTTTAGAAGAATTTTTGGACGTTTTTAG
- a CDS encoding DNA replication complex GINS family protein, translating into MSETNQIDINYLHHVVLREIEDDSLLEIDPNFYRNLSDFIGNLKKQEFDGVESKIKDAMIEMATELTSLLINIRLEKILKSKDLKIGFLLDEEKFILDSQEEEKDRKEMILSATINGKSKFLESLSQNHKTKRVAVRFLQEVDEIVGADLEKYGPFKTEDIATIPYENAQALIAKNAATKVRLED; encoded by the coding sequence ATGTCCGAAACAAATCAAATCGATATCAACTATCTACACCATGTAGTATTACGTGAAATTGAAGATGATTCTTTACTAGAAATTGATCCAAACTTTTACAGAAATCTATCTGACTTTATAGGAAATCTGAAGAAACAAGAATTTGATGGTGTTGAAAGCAAAATTAAAGATGCTATGATAGAAATGGCCACAGAACTAACATCTTTGTTGATAAATATTAGATTAGAAAAAATCTTAAAATCAAAAGATCTTAAAATTGGTTTTCTGCTTGATGAAGAAAAATTCATTCTAGACTCACAAGAAGAAGAAAAAGATAGAAAAGAAATGATTCTTTCTGCAACAATTAATGGAAAATCAAAATTCCTTGAATCTTTATCTCAAAATCACAAAACAAAGAGAGTTGCAGTAAGATTTTTGCAAGAAGTAGATGAAATTGTAGGTGCTGATCTTGAAAAATATGGACCATTCAAAACAGAGGATATTGCCACTATTCCATATGAAAATGCACAGGCATTAATTGCCAAAAATGCTGCAACGAAAGTTCGTTTGGAAGATTAG
- the rnz gene encoding ribonuclease Z, with protein MKLVFLGTSAAQPTENRGLSCICLEREGEVLMFDAGEAAQISYMKSGLGWNKKMKIFVTHLHGDHCVGILGLLQTMSMQNRTEPLEIFGPSGVEEFIAANIKVLNFGLSFPILINTIKDEKIFENEKFSIRACKANHSIVAYSYLFEEKDKPGRFNVEKAKELGIPEGELWNKLQNGNKITVNEKTIKPNEVLGEKRPGKKIGISGDTMPTKELEEFFEECDYLVFDSTFLENEKQKAQDTCHSTAKQAATVAKNAKVKNLILTHFSARYKDEVEHLKEAKEIHDSVITAKDLLKIEIK; from the coding sequence ATGAAACTAGTATTTCTTGGAACTTCAGCTGCACAACCAACTGAGAATAGAGGATTATCATGTATATGTTTGGAGAGAGAAGGTGAAGTTCTCATGTTTGATGCAGGTGAGGCTGCACAAATTTCATATATGAAATCAGGGTTGGGGTGGAATAAAAAAATGAAAATATTTGTTACACATCTTCATGGCGATCATTGTGTAGGGATTTTAGGATTATTGCAAACAATGTCTATGCAAAACAGAACAGAGCCATTAGAGATTTTTGGACCTAGTGGAGTTGAAGAGTTTATTGCAGCAAACATCAAAGTCTTGAATTTTGGATTGTCATTTCCAATTTTGATCAATACAATTAAAGATGAAAAAATTTTTGAAAATGAAAAATTTTCAATACGTGCATGTAAAGCAAATCATTCGATTGTTGCATATTCATATCTATTTGAAGAAAAAGATAAACCTGGTAGATTTAATGTTGAAAAAGCTAAGGAATTAGGAATACCTGAAGGAGAATTATGGAATAAACTACAAAATGGAAATAAAATTACGGTTAATGAAAAAACAATAAAACCAAATGAGGTCTTAGGTGAAAAACGTCCAGGCAAAAAAATAGGTATTTCAGGAGATACAATGCCTACAAAGGAATTAGAAGAATTTTTTGAAGAATGTGATTATCTTGTGTTTGATTCCACATTTCTTGAGAATGAAAAACAAAAGGCCCAAGATACATGTCATTCAACTGCAAAACAAGCTGCAACAGTAGCAAAAAATGCCAAAGTGAAAAATCTAATCTTAACACATTTTTCAGCAAGATACAAAGATGAAGTTGAACATTTGAAAGAAGCAAAAGAAATTCATGACTCAGTAATTACTGCAAAAGATCTTTTGAAAATAGAGATCAAATAA
- a CDS encoding SDR family oxidoreductase, translating into MIKDKVAIITGASSGIGFATALALSKAGAKVAIGARRVDRLEELAKKITENGGEVFYQKLDVTKKSECDDFAKAVLEKWNSIDILVNNAGLMPLSFFKNLKVDEWDRMVDVNIKGVLYSTAAVITHMKEKKSGHIVNLSSVAGRIVFPAGSVYCATKHAVAAFSEGLRQEFSVRSNIRVTSIEPGVVATELNDTITDESLKGFVENTKKMEALQADDIANAILFAVDSPSYVNVNEILIRPTTQER; encoded by the coding sequence TTGATTAAAGATAAAGTAGCAATAATAACTGGAGCTAGTAGCGGTATTGGGTTTGCCACTGCATTGGCATTATCAAAAGCAGGTGCTAAAGTTGCTATTGGTGCCAGAAGAGTTGATAGATTAGAAGAACTTGCAAAAAAAATAACTGAAAATGGTGGAGAAGTATTTTATCAAAAACTGGATGTCACAAAAAAATCCGAATGTGATGATTTTGCAAAAGCTGTTTTAGAAAAATGGAATTCTATTGATATTTTAGTAAACAACGCAGGACTTATGCCTCTAAGCTTCTTCAAGAATCTCAAAGTAGATGAATGGGATAGAATGGTCGATGTAAATATCAAGGGTGTGTTGTATTCTACTGCAGCAGTTATCACACACATGAAGGAAAAAAAATCAGGCCATATTGTCAATCTATCATCTGTAGCAGGAAGAATTGTATTTCCTGCTGGTAGTGTTTATTGTGCAACAAAACATGCAGTTGCAGCATTTAGTGAGGGATTAAGACAAGAATTTAGTGTTCGTTCAAACATTAGGGTGACAAGTATTGAACCTGGGGTTGTCGCAACAGAACTTAATGATACAATCACTGATGAATCATTGAAAGGTTTTGTAGAGAATACAAAAAAGATGGAAGCTCTCCAAGCTGACGATATTGCAAATGCAATTTTGTTTGCAGTAGATTCACCATCATACGTTAATGTTAATGAAATTCTAATAAGACCTACAACACAAGAACGTTAA